The Salmo salar chromosome ssa06, Ssal_v3.1, whole genome shotgun sequence sequence caatttacagtagtgagagcatacatttttgtactttatcatactggtcccctgtggcaatcgaacccacaaccctggcgctgcaagcgccatgctctaccaactgagctacatgggACTATTAACTAAGTAGCTAGCAGGTCAGCGCTGATAAGCAGCTATAATAAACGGACAGGGTTCCATTCCAGGTGTTCTTCACCTGCTGTCAGAACGTGCCCCATGATGACTTCAGACACTGCCTCAGGCTTCAGGTTGGCTCTCTTCAGGACATCCTTGATCACCACAGAGCACAGATCTTGGAGGGGCACGGTTGACAGAGAACCATTGAAAGACCCTGTGAAACAGGAGAATAAAGTTGTGAGAACTAACGTTATATTCAGTATCCACAAAAAGAGCAGGGCATTGATTGCTTTATAACGGGTAGCTGGGTTTTGAGAAATGCACTTGGCCATTGGTACTGATTCCATGGTGTGACAGCACTCTCCCACTGCATTACATCAGACAACAAGATAACAGACATTATCATCAACAAATGTATTGATTGATTCAAGGTTGCAAAGACACCGTCCAACTAAAATACGCCCAACCCCATCCAGCCTATCGCCAATACTGTAGCTGCAGGTCCATGGTACTATGACCAACAGCCAATCGCTGTTTCGAGAATCTGGGCAGAGGGTGAGGCAACCAATCAAGCTTCAGTATAAGCGAAGCCATTGAAAATCCTCGTCAGGAGGTAGCTCGCGACAATGAACGACAGTAATGGTCTGTTCAATTCATAGGTTCAATAACATTAAAACATGTTGTTGAACAAATAAGAACATTGTCAAAACCAGGACTGGAAAAATGTGCACGATCGTTCAAGGAACGTCAGCATCGCTACAAAACCAATCTCGTGTGATAAGGAATGCAacaaatacatatacacacaggcaATTCTTATTGATACAGGTAGCCAACTATGTTGAAAAATATTGCCTTAGTGTGGAATCAGACAGATTCAGTACTTATTTACCAATGGGGGTCCTTGCAGCAGAAACGATGACAACAGACTCAGTGTTCATTTTGACAGCTAGTTGGTAATCCTTCAGATTTCACTGTGTGCTGCTCGGTCTCTTGTGTCTTCCGTGTTAGAGTGGCCGGGTTGCTATGTCTGAAACACTGAACTTGTAAATGGACTCAAGCATGTTGATTCATTTGAATGACAAAAGAGATCCTCCTTCGGCAACCAGTACGAAGATCCCTGGCAGTAGCAGGGACATATATTTGACGAAAGCACCACCCAATGGCTAGGAGGACTTCAGACATGATCTTGGCAGCCACACAGGCTGTGAAGCAATGTCTGTCTATAGCTGTCTGTACACCATGCTGGCATCAATGGCGTACCACACACCCCCTGATGCCAGCATGGTGTACAGACAGACATTGCTTTCCCCAGATAGCATATGCTCACGTCATAAACCATGGCAAAACAAATTAGAATTAcaagaaattagctgtaaaactgcaacattttctcttagcctcatggcaaaatgtgtagaatagcaggaaatttgTTTTAAAAATGCTAAAATCTCAGCCACATGGCAATTTTTTTTAGAAtagctataaaactgcacatttttctcatcgctccatgacaaaatgtgtagaattgtaggaactTAGCTGTAGCTTCTCTGCTCCCCTACAATTCAGGAaatagtgtacaaaacattatgaacacctacgctttccatgacagactgaccaggtaaaagctatgaccccttattgatgtcacatgttaaatccacttcaatcagtgtagatgaaggggaggaaacaggttaaaggaggatttttttaagccttgagacaagacatggattgtgtgtgtgcccattcagagggtgaatgaacaAGAACAATATTTAAGAGCCTTTGaatgggatatggtagtaggtgccaggtgcactggtttgtgtcaagaactgcaacactgctgggtttttcaagcacAACAGTTTCCcgtctatcaagaatggtccaccacctaaaggacatccagccaacttgacagctgtgggaagcaatggagtcaacataggccagtgtccctgtggaatgctttcgacaccttgtagagtccatgccgagACAAATTGAggaggggggggtgcaactcaatattaggaaggtggtcttaaatgttttgtacactttcaATTCAATTGAGAAAGGCTTAACAGTACCTAcgttgaaaaacaagaaaaatccAATCATGGTCatatttaagtctttattgataTTGGTCAGTACATGAAAAGGATGGAAGTCAGAATAATGAATTCAACAAGGTACATTGCGTAGAAACTACACAAGTCAAACTGAAACATTATTTTGCCAAGGATGGAAACTTACAAACTGAATTTAAAACAAAACACAGGTCAACATCTAAAAGATGAAATCCTTGCAAAGCTCCTAAAGTGAACTGTGGTTTGACTTATTGAACATGAATACACCACTAGATGTGACAATTTGAGTTTGTCATGAGTTCAAACAAGAGATGGAAGAAAAATAATATCCATCTTGAATCATACAAAAAACTAAATTcaaatctacatatatttcacgTAATGTTCCGGTTTAGCAATGCAATTATTTTCTTTAAGTTGTGGCAGAGGTATCACAATAGGCAAaggaaagaggggggggggaataGACAAATTCTGGACAACAGTACTGTTACCGACTATGTGTTCATTGTTTTTGTTTGGGTCTCATATAAAAAGAAAAACATACGTGTTATTATAAAGTACATTACAAAACTGCGCCCCCGTTTGAGTCCAGGCCGTTCTGAGCGTGCCGCAACCCTGCAGTCCTGTTGCCCTTGACGACCGGAACAGCCTTTTCCTCATGGGGGTCGGTGTTGGAGTCTGTGTCATTCGAGTGCTGCGTCAGGGACGTCTCGCTGCCAGTAGGAGAGTCCACGCTCTCGTACCCTGCGCTCAGCTGGCTCCCGAAACCCCCTGCACCGTCACTAGTCAGGCCCCCCGCCGCCTCTGAgtggttggagagttttgtctcgCCCTCGCCGGGGCTGGAGACCATGGGAGACGGAGGAAAGTCTTCCTCTGTGCTGCTGACCTCACGGTACAGGCTGGGGGTGGCCGCTGCGCCCCTCTGGGAGGACGAGCTACAGTTGCTAGGTCCGTTGGAGACCCTCTCGCAGTCTTTCCCTGGCTGGACGGAGGGGGTGAAGGTCTGCTCGGCCTGACTGGGGGGCTCGGCAGAGGAGCTGGAGGGTGAAGTCCTGCTGGGCCCTGCCCCAACAGAGGCAGCCTGAGCTGGGTTCTGGGAGAGCTGCAGACGGGTCTCCCTGAGCTGCTGCTGGAGGACCAGGATGGTGCTCTGCATGCCCTCCACCTCCTCATCCAGCTGGATGATGAAATCGTTCAACTctgggagggacagaaacagacaaCAGATGAAGCCACTGGTCAGAATACAGGGAGATGGAACACAGTCAGGATCAAGACAAAGAGCACCAGTTAAATGTTggcaaacagttatatttttttgCCAGGGGGAAAATACATTTGGTTTAACTGAATATTAGAAACATGTCTAAGAAATGCTGTACTGGTCTGCTGAATACATTTGGAGGAGAATACAGCTCCTCCAATGCAGAGGTTACAGACCACACTTTAATGTAGCACAGTTTAATAACCAGGGGAGCTACAAAGCACACATGGGTCTTCGCTGTGCTGAAATGTTACATTTCAAGCTTAACCATTATGGTAAAATATAAATGCAGATGCTATTTGACGGTAGATGGAGGTGGGCTTTTGTGTTCTCACCATCCTGGCTGCTCTTCAGCTCCTCACTGTACTTCTTCTGCAGTGCCAGCTCTGCCTCCAGCTGGGCGATACGTCCTTGGGACAGCtgcctccccagctcctggttctcCTGGATCAGCATCCGGCACTTGGCCATGAGCTTCTTCCCCGTCTGGCTGCAAGGTAGACAGGCCTCAAATCACAAAATGAACCAGGGCCCAGCCAAACACCGCCCACAGGCAAGGACAGGGACAGCCCAATCAGTCCAGTGACCCAACCAGGTGTTGTTCCAGGTTGTCATTTTTGCAGTCACGAGCCACAGATGATCAAATTAGAGAGATGTTAAGCGTTACAGGAACAACATTTAAATCAGATGTACACCAGCACAACTGCAAATAAGAAGACCTGGAACACCACTAACACTATGAATTTGGTCCATCCATACAGCAAGTTTCCATTTCCAAAAAGAGTACAAATGAAGATACCGGAGACAGTTTTGGGCTCAGCAAAGGATACCAGCAAAGTCCCCATAGATGATAAAACAGCAACATTCTTATAAAGTAGCATACAGTACCTTTACCTTTTGAGTACCCCTATGCACATTCTACTACTAGAAGCAGGCCTACACTGCCCAGCAGGATGACGACCCACCAAGTTAAAGTACCCAATTTCAGCAACCATACTTTTGGTTTCTACACACCCAATTGTACTTTCAACAGCAAACGACACCATCAAAAATCCCAGTCTGTCACAATCAACCAATGAGTTAAGTCAGCACTTTGGTCAAGGTCACCGGAGATATAAATGTAGTAACCAcgacaaaacattttattttttctaTAGTACTTAGGGCTCAGACACACCAATAGCGTTTGCTGGCTGAGAATACTTAGCACCTCAACGCAATTTGCGAACAGAGTGCACACCGATTTTACATGTAGAATCAGGTGAAAAATGTTTGTCAGTCAGACATCTACAGCGGACGGTCCCTAAAACACAGCGCGCTGAACGATCAGTAGACAAATGCTAGATCCACATTTGGTGCGAGCCTTTAGCAGAAACTGAAGGAACAGCCGATTGTATGTTTTTATAGTCCTCAATCTTGTTACTTTGGTTGCTACCTGAATAGTTCAAGGGCTATCAACTATATTTTCTTGCCATTAGCAAATGTAATGTTACTTCCACTGAATCATACCTCATCATTGCTTCTTCAGCAACCACACCTCAGATCCTTGCAATTTTACCAGTTGTTCCCACCCAACCGCAATCTTTACTTTAACTCTTTATCCAATACAAGGCATTATACATTACCGGAACAATAATTCAAAGCACATCAATGGATATTGCAGAGAAAACTGAAGACAAAAGCTTATAACTCATGTGcattctttttttttgggggcggGGGGGCGCTTGTAATTTTAACTGTACGAGTGTTGTAACTAGCCTATATTGATGGCCAGATATCCAAGGCTGGATATAGGCTGTTTACCTAGTTGTGCTGCTGTTTGAAATTGAAAAATCAAAATCAATGAATTGCAGACTGCCCATAGATTACTATGACAAACAATTCATATCATCTCTAGAATGTTAACAGGAATTGAATCACCCCACCCCAAACATTAAAAAAAGTTCAAAAAGGTAATTGGCTAGGGGGGGAAAAGTGAGGTGAACAACAAATTACACAAATAACAATATATTGCACTgaataaatacagtaccagtcaaaagtttggacacctactcattcaagggtttttcttcattttttacattgtacatcaaaacacatatggaatcatgtagtaaccaaaaaagtgttaaacaaaaaacatattttagattcttcaaagtagccaaagtagtgtgcaaagctgtcatcaaggcaaatggtggctactttgaataatctcaaaataTAACAtacattgatttgtttaacacttttttggttactacatgattccatgtgtgttatttcatagttttgatgtcttcactattatttgtgagaattgcaatacatatatcTGCATCCAAGTACCGTGATAACATCTTATTGTgagcaattcccagccctacttaTGCGATCCTTTATGGCAAATGACAGATATACAGTGAGAggatgccaaaagtgtgcaaagctgtcaaggcaaaaggtggctactttgaagaatatcaaatatataataatatatattatatttgtttaacactgttttggttactagatgattcaatatgtgttatttcatagtttggatgtcttcaatattattctacaatgtagaaaatagtacaaataaagaaaaaccctggcatgagtaggtgtccaaacttttgactggtactgtatattctcaTGAAGTTGTAACATTACTTGTTTCACACAATTGTAATCACTATGAGAAAATAACACTCAAGCACCAACTACAGTGTGTATATGTTTTAGAAAAAACAATTTGGAATCATCGTAGCCTACCAGTTATTTTTTCAAGGGCACCAAATCTAACAGAGCAAATGGCTGTTGACACACTGCAGCGAGCACAAGAGCACATCAGAGAACCAAAAGAGGAAAGTAAATGAAACCGCAGCATATGAAACTCacaaaataaaacatgtaaatacACTCTACCAGTATGCGGGGCATGATCAGACACAGGCGATCGGACCCTCGCTCGCCCACGCCTCAACCATAGTCACTTCAGGACTAAGGGTCTGGCTCCTTCCCCAGATTCTTAAACATTCTACTGGCCCCTCCTTCCAAAGTCTTACAGCTTATTCTAGAACTTTCCCCACAGTATTTTCATTGTATTCTACAATCTGTCCAAGAGTCTTAGAGTCTCAGGAGCACTAGCAGGTATGAGTGAGCTGTTTTCCACAGTTAAAATGTCTTTAGCTAGCGGGGCATTGTCTTTCAAATGTTCAATTGGTGATTTAGGCTAGGGGTGCTCTCCCTGCTCCGGCAGATTGCTCAAGACTGCCTCATTCGCCACCATAACCCCACATTTAATAAGGCAACTGTCTGGCTTCGGCTGAGAGGGGGGGGGCATATCCGTCTCGGACGTGACCACCTCTTCAGGAACAGTTCCGACTCCTTCAGGGCCCCTGGACGGTGAGGGGGGAGATAGAGCTGAAACAAGTGTCACCTGACCATACTGCATTTTCATTCAGTTTAGATTATGTGATATGTAGCTGGGGGATAGTACAAGAGTACACAAAACATGGATGgcagttttttgtgtgtgtttgggttggGTTTGAGTTTTTGGTAAAGTTTGAGTCTTGTGGTGAGTacagcatttctcagccttgcccccccccccaccatgatTCCTGCATGCCTGCAGTGGGGGGTGTGAGGAGGTCTtggctttttttttggggggggaagagTTATTTTGATCGTCTTTACCTATCTGGTGTAAATTTCCAGGCACTCAGTTCATTTTGGGCCTGCTCCAGTTTGTCTTTAGTCTGTTCCAGTTCACCCTTCATTTTGAGGAAAAATAAGTTTATGGCCGGGTCTACCATGGACGACCGCAGTTGGGCTGCACTGGGCTGCTGGACTTGCTTGAGGTACTGGATCTGGGTCTGCAGGTTGAAAAGGAGACAGGTGTCAATAAAAGGCACAAGCACAAACTCCATTTAGAAAATCCATCCTTAGGTTTGTACAAGTTCCCAATAAAATTACATTGACTGAATTTACAAAAGAGCAGGGGTGAAAGTAGATGTCATTTCTTATCGGTAAGTGACACCCAAGTGCGCGcacgcatttaaaaaaataaatacaacaaaAATTACAGGGTATCCTTatctgctgacactgacaaacagattTTTAAAAACGATGTCGGATCCATATAATTGGCCTACGAAAAATGGGAGACAAATACAATATGACGTCCATCTAACCTGGAGGAGGAAATTGTCCAAAAACAAACAAGTGGCACTGACCCATTGATAAAGACAGTGAACGTGCACACTCACCGGGGATATGACCGATGTTCTCCGCTGTTACCAATAAGATAGGCTACTGTTCGCTCAATTAAGTTAAGCATTTTGATAACAAAAAAAACCCAGATTGGAGTCTTTTCATTGTCATCTCTTTACAGCAACAGCAATTTGCTTTCCAAACAGTTTTTCCACGATTGTATTTTTAAATATTGTGATGCTTGACTGGTTCTTTCTGCTTTTCACTCAACAATCTATTTGGTATTTGCAGCACACGCTGCCCAAACTGCGGGCCCTTCCAACTGTAGGCTatgcaaaaaatgaagaaaaaaaaatattaaaaaaataaaataaggatCCCCTGTGGCAAAATCATGCTTTCTGGTgtagtagcctattttgaatgattttatttctGTATAAGACAGGAGTCAGCTTTTAGGATATTTAATTTTGGCAATTTCATTAAATTTACTTTAGGGGAAGCTTCCCCTAGCCTTATGGACATGCCGCCTATGccttttaatgtggcataaaCAACAAGTCATTATGTTTTCACCGgattgtcaaacaatcacttAATAACAAAGTGTTGTTGGTTACCTGTAGGTTACTGTAGGTTACCCACGTAACTGTAGGTTCCTGTAGGTTACCCACGTACATCCCTTTCTTACATACTGATTTTAGCATCCAAACCCTAGCAGTGCATCCACAATTTGACAAATGGAAAGAGACAGTCACAAAACACCagtagtaaaaatactttaaagtactaaagTCGTTTTTGggcgtatctgtactttactacttATAATTTTGTCAACTTTACTTGACGACATTTGTAATCCAAATaaggtactttttactccttacattttccctgactcccaacagtactcattacattgtgaatgcttagcaggacaggaaaattgtctaattcacacacttatcaagagaacatccctggtcatccctactgcctctgacttggcagactcactaaacattttagtcatttagcagacactcttatccagagcgacttacagtagtgaatgcatacatttcatacattttttctccgtactacACTTGTAGCctgaaatgctttgtttgtaaatgatgtctgagtgttgaagtgtgcccctggctatcggtaaatttaaaaatgaaaaatcgtgccgtctggtttgcttaatataaggaattttaaatgatttatacttctacttttagtacttaagtatattttagcgatTATATTTACTTTAGATACCTAAGTACATTTTAAAgcaaatatttttttacttttactcaagtagtattttactgggtgactgtcACTTGAgtcatgacaattgggtactttttccaccactgcaaaacACCTACGTGTATTGTAATGACATTCTGCAATTGTCATTACGCCTACACTTGTAGCCTGAATTGATGCATCCACTGTTGTCCGCTCGCCTTGGTCTCGGCTACTGATCAGCCCGCAATGTCCACAAGTGTCtcagccactcatctccgccttggcaAAATGTAAGCATTCTCCTCAAACCACAACACAATTTGGAGCGTATACCACCCGGTTTCCAGACATTTCACTGTTTCATGTGGCGGACATGCAGTAGTGTCAAATAATGGTGTAGTAGCCTATAGTTTTTTTGGGGCATGTTGTATTAATTGTGATAAGCTCACGTTTTACCGGTACGGCATAGCCCCACTATTTATTTTTCCAGAATGCAGTACCGGACCaccttactttcacccctgcaTAAGAGGCAATGAATGTGGCTCCTAACAGAGCTATAACATCAGTGACCATTACTGTAGCCGAAACCAATATCATGCTTACACAATACTCATATACCTTTGTAAATCATTACTGATGCTTGACTTCAAGACACCTTGTTAGACTAGTTTAAAAGACAGCTTTGGATTGATTACTGGACTCATCTTGTGCACCATAACTCTTAGATGTGTGCATTGTTAGATACTacggcactgttggagctaggaacacaagcatttcgctacaccagcaataacatctgctaaatatgtgtatgtgaccaataaaatttgatttgatcaacttAACATTTTATGCACCCAACTGGTCGAGTCAGTTTGATTGACCCCAGTTGAtggacaaaatggatggcatatGCTGCTGTAAAGCTGTTGGGTGAGCCACTGTTCTGTTAGTCAGAGACAGAGCTCTGCCAAGGCGTCACATTGtccatatactgtatatcttTCTATATTTAAAGCTTAAACTAGCAGTGAATTAATTTAACTGGAGCGCAGAGCGAGTTTGCCAAAGGCCTTCTCACC is a genomic window containing:
- the wtap gene encoding pre-mRNA-splicing regulator WTAP, with protein sequence MTNEEPLPKKVRLSESDMKTLTREELCVRWKQHEAYVQVLEVKYADLNSNDVTGLKESEEKLKQQQQEASRRENILVMRLATKEQEMQECTTQIQYLKQVQQPSAAQLRSSMVDPAINLFFLKMKGELEQTKDKLEQAQNELSAWKFTPDSQTGKKLMAKCRMLIQENQELGRQLSQGRIAQLEAELALQKKYSEELKSSQDELNDFIIQLDEEVEGMQSTILVLQQQLRETRLQLSQNPAQAASVGAGPSRTSPSSSSAEPPSQAEQTFTPSVQPGKDCERVSNGPSNCSSSSQRGAAATPSLYREVSSTEEDFPPSPMVSSPGEGETKLSNHSEAAGGLTSDGAGGFGSQLSAGYESVDSPTGSETSLTQHSNDTDSNTDPHEEKAVPVVKGNRTAGLRHAQNGLDSNGGAVL